From Cygnus atratus isolate AKBS03 ecotype Queensland, Australia chromosome 1, CAtr_DNAZoo_HiC_assembly, whole genome shotgun sequence, the proteins below share one genomic window:
- the CRACDL gene encoding CRACD-like protein, which produces MSSSRIMDPKVQETEGYGEDNSGKKKSKFKSFKKFFGKKKRKETSSGSSSLKLFQSTSDVAASHNMHVSYYSEDELESHKGIMGSRALSHDSIFIPETGQEPARPVRVFSQENVSDRIRALQMKLQPTMKLGPPPPFGFHAKRTEDAGTSSEDDGLPRSPPEMSLLHDVLSSGTTTRFSDSHKHLSSLSLAGTGSEEEEQVTLGPPSRSRSTDGQLFPRRGSAKTGAPQTHDVSISPAADFDTPPELSSCLDNSAAKHKLLIKPRNQRSSKMRRFSQRTQSESLTDLSCTPEEEEDDEKEMQTDLPDAVFKTSDQELPCGTAAVQDVASWQKPRVPEDLPPALRPEMTQPTSESAVVQEALLPENKPEGCQPTLETTCEKSESPLLLEGRGSITSPCSGPDREVQNQNDSPGTSVLLSGDVSSDVSTHQESAELPSVFSVNKTPSEEDISISKNNDICLEESEQNTQRDAQMPVEMSCNKEAKIEADVLSEPSRQFFIGSSQPTDSFHVSHPTASARVGSNASWSLEKTKTVQEAAASDKESSQPLVHKEEILGKKAEKAASELNALRKFSVSSARERPRTRSLHFPESSESDNPLNTRFFLTSAKASLKNEKRSEDSQKGSDLEEGKCSNKKQTLLPESGSENMGQCTETLAACVSAAVDAVPVQSDSSVVSQNQPSCEDKSPFQVKLRSTSMSLKYRDYLLPESKEIKRYSAEFNFENEGLTSFLKGDKAEIKKPADTNIDGSSNEKIKSKAKSSEQLSSKPPLPKKPVLQNITVPNANANKEKQDKAVHAPESRSEDRDLEKKPNSCKVPERSMPSLVTAGDSRRDPDSPTEPAWITIARQKQRGTQQEQELDREKLVTPDAKSDTEKQNKEKERTEESVKQPWSKPSSLALKTTSEEQRKESKSEVKEPLMRTNSLSHFVPVAQSPALMDKEEEIIPFKKASNAAPDQPLWMELAKKKSQAWSDMPQIIK; this is translated from the exons ATGAGTTCCTCAAGGATAATGGACCCAAAGGTGCAAGAGACCGAAGGATATGGAGAAGACAATTCAG gaaagaaaaaatcgAAGTTCAAAtctttcaaaaagttttttggtaaaaagaaaaggaaagaaacgTCTTCTGGGAGCAGCAGTCTGAAGCTATTCCAGTCAACAAGTGATGTGGCGGCCTCACACAACATGCACGTTAGTTATTATTCAGAAGATGAACTTGA GAGCCACAAGGGCATTATGGGGAGCAGAGCTTTGTCGCATGATAGCATTTTCATCCCTGAGACTGGGCAAGAGCCTGCAAGGCCAGTAAGAGTGTTTTctcaagaaaatgtttctgatcGGATTAGAGCATTGCAG ATGAAACTCCAGCCTACCATGAAGCTGGGACCTCCGCCTCCGTTTGGATTTCATGCAAAGCGGACAGAGGATGCTGGGACCAGTTCTGAAGATGATGGGTTACCCAGGAGCCCTCCAGAAATGTCTTTGCTCCATGACGTCCTAAGTTCAGGCACAACAACAAGA TTCTCTGACTCTCACAAGCACCTTAGCTCTTTGAGTTTAGCTGGAACAGGCAGTGAAGAAGAAGAACAG gtTACATTGGGTCCTCCTTCTAGATCTCGCTCTACGGACGGTCAGCTGTTCCCTAGGCGTGGAAGTGCTAAAACTGGAGCTCCCCAGACACATGATGTTAGCATTTCACCTGCAGCCGATTTTGACACTCCACCCGAGCTATCCTCTTGCCTGGATAATTCTGCTGCTAAACACAAGCTTTTAATAAAACCTCGGAACCAGAGATCCAGTAAAATGAGAAGATTTTCTCAG AGGACCCAGTCTGAATCTCTGACTGATTTGAGCTGTACCccagaagaagaagaggatgaTGAAAAGGAGATGCAGACAGACTTGCCAGATGCCGTATTCAAAACCAGTGATCAAGAACTGCCATGCGGCACAGCTGCAGTGCAGGATGTGGCTTCCTGGCAGAAACCCAGAGTGCCTGAGGACCTTCCCCCTGCTTTGAGACCAGAGATGACTCAGCCCACTTCTGAGTCTGCTGTTGTACAGGAAGCTCTGCTACCAGAGAATAAGCCGGAGGGCTGCCAACCAACACTGGAAACAACATGTGAGAAGTCTGAGTCCCCATTGCTGTTAGAAGGCAGAGGCTCCATAACTTCTCCGTGTTCTGGTCCAGACAGAGaagtacaaaaccaaaatgattcTCCAGGAACATCGGTTCTCTTGTCTGGGGATGTGAGTAGTGATGTGTCAACCCATCAAGAAAGTGCGGagcttccttctgtgttttcagtgaataaaaCACCATCTGAGGAAGATATTTCAATTAGTAAGAATAATGATATTTGCTTGGAAGAGTCAGAACAAAATACACAGAGGGATGCTCAGATGCCTGTGGAAATGTCCTGTAATAAAGAGGCAAAGATAGAGGCTGATGTGTTGTCAGAGCCTAGCAGGCAGTTTTTCATAGGTTCTTCACAGCCCACGGATTCATTCCATGTTTCACATCCCACTGCTTCAGCCCGTGTGGGATCAAACGCTTCCTGGTCTctagagaaaacaaagactGTACAAGAAGCAGCTGCTTCTGATAAAGAGAGCAGTCAGCCACTGGTccacaaggaagaaattttggggaagaaagctgaaaaagcagctAGTGAACTCAACGCCTTGAGAAAGTTTTCTGTCTCGTCTGCACGGGAGAGGCCAAGGACCAGGAGCCTGCACTTTCCAGAAAGCTCAGAGTCTGACAACCCATTAAATACCAGGTTCTTCCTGACCAGTGCAAAGGCCTCCTTGAAAAATGAGAAGCGGAGTGAAGATTCGCAGAAGGGATCAGATCTGGAGGAGGGAAAATGTAGCAATAAAAAACAGACTTTGCTGCCAGAATCTGGCTCTGAGAACATGGGCCAGTGTACAGAAACGTTAGCTGCCTGTGTGTCTGCAGCTGTCGATGCCGTTCCGGTGCAAAGTGATTCTTCTGTGGTATCTCAGAATCAGCCAAGCTGTGAAGATAAAAGTCCTTTTCAAGTAAAACTTAGATCCACCTCAATGTCCTTGAAATATAGAGACTACTTGTTACCAGaatcaaaagaaattaaaagatacAGTGCAgagtttaattttgaaaatgagggATTGACTTCATTTCTAAAAGGTGATAAAGCAGAGATCAAAAAACCAGCTGATACAAATATTGACGGTTCTTCAAACGAAAAGATCAAATCCAAAGCAAAGTCCTCTGAACAGCTTAGCAGCAAGCCTCCGTTGCCTAAAAAGCCAGTCTTGCAAAACATAACTGTTCCAAACGCTAATGCaaacaaggaaaagcaggacAAAGCTGTTCATGCTCCTGAATCCAGAAGTGAAGACAGAGACTTGGAGAAAAAGCCAAATTCTTGTAAAGTGCCTG AGAGAAGCATGCCTTCCCTGGTGACTGCTGGAGACTCCAGAAGGGATCCCGACAGTCCCACAGAGCCCGCCTGGATTACCATCGCAAGGCAGAAGCAGAGGGGCACACAGCAAGAGCAGGAACTCGACAGAGAGAAACTCGTGACTCCAGATGCTAAATCAGatacagagaaacagaataaagagaaggaaagaacagag GAGTCAGTGAAGCAGCCGTGGAGCAAACCTTCATCCTTGGCACTTAAAACCACTTCTGAAGAACAGAGGAAAGAGTCAAAGTCTGAAGTGAAGGAGCCGCTGATGAGAACCAATTCACTGTCACATTTTGTCCCCg TAGCTCAGtcaccagcactgatggataaagaggaggaaataatTCCCTTTAAGAAAGCCAGTAATGCTGCTCCTGACCAGCCATTGTGGATGGAACTTGCCAAAAAGAAATCTCAAGCTTGGAGTGATATGCCCCAGATTATAAAATAG